One genomic segment of Brassica napus cultivar Da-Ae chromosome A3, Da-Ae, whole genome shotgun sequence includes these proteins:
- the LOC106388415 gene encoding protein-L-isoaspartate O-methyltransferase 2-like isoform X3: MNLCFSFLLLIFSFAEIYSSGILEETLKLDSVCLEFQTGTGSTGNKAMVENLKRFGVISSKKVAEVMEALDRGLFVPVGSSAYADTPLPIGYNATISAPHMHATCLQLLEDKLQPGMRALDVGSGTGYLTGCFALMVGAEGRVVGVDHIPQLVDMSIKNVEKSVAGSLLQKGSLSLHVGDGRKGWGEFAPYDAIHVGAAASEIPHALLDQLKPGGRMVIPVGTYFQELKVIDKSEDGSIKARTETSVRYVPLTSRVEQTGGF, translated from the exons ATGAATCTCTGCTTCAGTTTTCTCTTACTAATTTTCTCTTTCGCTGAGATATACTCCTCTGGTATTTTGGAGGAGACTCTGAAACTTGATTCAGTTTGTCTAGAG TTCCAGACCGGAACTGGTTCGACCGGTAATAAAGCAATGGTGGAAAATCTGAAGCGGTTCGGCGTGATATCATCTAAAAAAGTAGCTGAAGTGATGGAGGCTTTAGATAGAGGTCTCTTTGTACCAGTTGGATCTTCAGCTTATGCTGATACGCCCTTGCCTATAGGTTACAACGCCACCATATCCGCTCCACATATGCACGCCACGTGTTTGCAGCTCTTGGAGGATAAGCTTCAGCCTGGGATGCGCGCTTTGGATGTTGGCTCAG GAACTGGTTACTTGACTGGCTGCTTTGCTCTGATGGTTGGAGCTGAAGGACGCGTTGTTGGCGTGGATCATATCCCTCAGCTGGTCGATATGTCTATCAAGAACGTCGAAAAGAGTGTTGCTGGTTCTTTGCTTCAGAAGGGATCTCTCTCCTTACATGTTGGTG ATggaaggaaaggttggggagaGTTTGCGCCGTACGATGCAATTCACGTAGGAGCAGCGGCATCAGAGATCCCTCATGCGCTTTTGGACCAACTGAAACCTGGTGGAAGAATGGTGATTCCAGTAGGAACATACTTTCAAGAGCTTAAGgtgattgataaaagcgaggATGGTTCCATCAAGGCACGTACTGAAACTTCAGTTAGGTATGTGCCTCTTACCAGCCGCGTTGAACAGACAGGAGGGTTTTGA
- the LOC106388415 gene encoding protein-L-isoaspartate O-methyltransferase 2-like isoform X2: protein MRSCPTLTAYGRHYCAPPRRLVSLTFTSIHRHNSAPFLNFSLFTAFRSPFSRMEFQTGTGSTGNKAMVENLKRFGVISSKKVAEVMEALDRGLFVPVGSSAYADTPLPIGYNATISAPHMHATCLQLLEDKLQPGMRALDVGSGTGYLTGCFALMVGAEGRVVGVDHIPQLVDMSIKNVEKSVAGSLLQKGSLSLHVGDGRKGWGEFAPYDAIHVGAAASEIPHALLDQLKPGGRMVIPVGTYFQELKVIDKSEDGSIKARTETSVRYVPLTSRVEQTGGF from the exons aTGCGATCTTGCCCAACATTAACTGCATATGGTCGCCACTATTGTGCGCCGCCACGTAGACTCGTCTCCTTAACCTTCACCTCTATCCACCGCCACAATTCTGCTCCGTTTCTCAATTTCAGTCTCTTCACCGCCTTTCGTTCTCCCTTCTCCCGCATGGAG TTCCAGACCGGAACTGGTTCGACCGGTAATAAAGCAATGGTGGAAAATCTGAAGCGGTTCGGCGTGATATCATCTAAAAAAGTAGCTGAAGTGATGGAGGCTTTAGATAGAGGTCTCTTTGTACCAGTTGGATCTTCAGCTTATGCTGATACGCCCTTGCCTATAGGTTACAACGCCACCATATCCGCTCCACATATGCACGCCACGTGTTTGCAGCTCTTGGAGGATAAGCTTCAGCCTGGGATGCGCGCTTTGGATGTTGGCTCAG GAACTGGTTACTTGACTGGCTGCTTTGCTCTGATGGTTGGAGCTGAAGGACGCGTTGTTGGCGTGGATCATATCCCTCAGCTGGTCGATATGTCTATCAAGAACGTCGAAAAGAGTGTTGCTGGTTCTTTGCTTCAGAAGGGATCTCTCTCCTTACATGTTGGTG ATggaaggaaaggttggggagaGTTTGCGCCGTACGATGCAATTCACGTAGGAGCAGCGGCATCAGAGATCCCTCATGCGCTTTTGGACCAACTGAAACCTGGTGGAAGAATGGTGATTCCAGTAGGAACATACTTTCAAGAGCTTAAGgtgattgataaaagcgaggATGGTTCCATCAAGGCACGTACTGAAACTTCAGTTAGGTATGTGCCTCTTACCAGCCGCGTTGAACAGACAGGAGGGTTTTGA
- the LOC106388415 gene encoding protein-L-isoaspartate O-methyltransferase 2-like isoform X1 has protein sequence MRSCPTLTAYGRHYCAPPRRLVSLTFTSIHRHNSAPFLNFSLFTAFRSPFSRMEQFQTGTGSTGNKAMVENLKRFGVISSKKVAEVMEALDRGLFVPVGSSAYADTPLPIGYNATISAPHMHATCLQLLEDKLQPGMRALDVGSGTGYLTGCFALMVGAEGRVVGVDHIPQLVDMSIKNVEKSVAGSLLQKGSLSLHVGDGRKGWGEFAPYDAIHVGAAASEIPHALLDQLKPGGRMVIPVGTYFQELKVIDKSEDGSIKARTETSVRYVPLTSRVEQTGGF, from the exons aTGCGATCTTGCCCAACATTAACTGCATATGGTCGCCACTATTGTGCGCCGCCACGTAGACTCGTCTCCTTAACCTTCACCTCTATCCACCGCCACAATTCTGCTCCGTTTCTCAATTTCAGTCTCTTCACCGCCTTTCGTTCTCCCTTCTCCCGCATGGAG CAGTTCCAGACCGGAACTGGTTCGACCGGTAATAAAGCAATGGTGGAAAATCTGAAGCGGTTCGGCGTGATATCATCTAAAAAAGTAGCTGAAGTGATGGAGGCTTTAGATAGAGGTCTCTTTGTACCAGTTGGATCTTCAGCTTATGCTGATACGCCCTTGCCTATAGGTTACAACGCCACCATATCCGCTCCACATATGCACGCCACGTGTTTGCAGCTCTTGGAGGATAAGCTTCAGCCTGGGATGCGCGCTTTGGATGTTGGCTCAG GAACTGGTTACTTGACTGGCTGCTTTGCTCTGATGGTTGGAGCTGAAGGACGCGTTGTTGGCGTGGATCATATCCCTCAGCTGGTCGATATGTCTATCAAGAACGTCGAAAAGAGTGTTGCTGGTTCTTTGCTTCAGAAGGGATCTCTCTCCTTACATGTTGGTG ATggaaggaaaggttggggagaGTTTGCGCCGTACGATGCAATTCACGTAGGAGCAGCGGCATCAGAGATCCCTCATGCGCTTTTGGACCAACTGAAACCTGGTGGAAGAATGGTGATTCCAGTAGGAACATACTTTCAAGAGCTTAAGgtgattgataaaagcgaggATGGTTCCATCAAGGCACGTACTGAAACTTCAGTTAGGTATGTGCCTCTTACCAGCCGCGTTGAACAGACAGGAGGGTTTTGA